The Candidatus Thorarchaeota archaeon genome has a segment encoding these proteins:
- a CDS encoding LysR family transcriptional regulator, which produces MDDKISIAQTLQPKWKIWLEKDGVYVLGPGAYSLLSAIHESGSLTAAAKKIGMSYRYAWGVIKKIERKIGVKIVETFRGGSVGGGGAHVTTEGLEMMKLFAQVNKEFERAASKHG; this is translated from the coding sequence TTGGATGATAAAATCTCAATTGCTCAGACCTTACAACCCAAGTGGAAGATTTGGTTAGAAAAAGATGGTGTCTATGTTTTAGGTCCTGGTGCCTATTCTCTTTTGAGTGCGATTCATGAGTCTGGGAGCCTCACCGCAGCCGCTAAAAAAATCGGAATGTCGTATCGCTATGCGTGGGGTGTCATAAAGAAGATTGAGAGAAAGATCGGAGTAAAGATCGTGGAAACATTTCGCGGAGGATCTGTTGGCGGAGGCGGAGCCCATGTCACAACCGAAGGATTAGAAATGATGAAGCTATTTGCTCAAGTAAATAAGGAGTTCGAG